Within the Gadus chalcogrammus isolate NIFS_2021 chromosome 15, NIFS_Gcha_1.0, whole genome shotgun sequence genome, the region AGAACCTTCTGAAAGCCAAACCAGTGGGGCATCTGAGGCAGAGAAGACTGTAGATCAAAAGGAATTAGAGCAGGAGAAAACCAACAACCTGCTCAAGAAAACAGAAACTTATCAAAAACCTCTCAAGATTAGTGCAGAACCTTCTGAAAGTCAACCCATAGTATCACCTGTGGCAAAGGTGGAGAAGACTGATGATGTCGAAGCATTAAAACAGGAGATACCAAGCAGCACAGTCCATGAAACGGAAACAGAAATATCTGAAGTACCTGACGTCCCCCTGCAGTCTGGTGGAGATCCTTCTGAAAGCCTAATCCATGATATTTCTGAGGTGGAGAAAACTGCTGATCACAAAGAATTACAACAGGAGATAACAAGCCACCCTGtacaaaaaacagaaacaccACAAGAGCCTAAAGACAGCCTCAAGCCTAGTGGAAAATCTTCTGAAAGCCAAACCAGTGGATCGTCTGAGGTAAAGCTGGACCAACCTGAAGTGGTCAAAGAATCACAGCAGGAGCAAATAACAAGTAGCACAGTCCAGAAAACAGAAACATCTCAAGAAACTCTCAAGCCTAGTGGGGAACCTTCTGAATACCAACCCATTGGTATCTCTGAGGCAAAGGTGGAGAAAACTGCAGATTTCAAAGCATTACCACAGGAGATATCAAGCAGCCCAGCCcggaaaacagaaacagaaacttCTCATGCGTCTGAAGTTCCTGTCAAGTCTGTTGAAgagcagtttgaaattcaaccCAGTGAGACATCTGATGTAGAGGAAGAGAAAACTGTATACCTCAAAGAATCAGAGCATGAGAAAACCATCAGCCCAGTGCAGAAAACTGAACCTTCTCAAGAACCTCCCAAGTTCAGAGGAGAACCCTCTGAAAGCCAACCCATTGGATTTTCTGATGTGAAGGTGGAGAAAACTGCTGATCTCAAACAATTAGAACAGGAGATAAGAAGCCCAGTTCAGAAAACTGAAACACTGAAAGAGCCTGAGGTCCCCTTAAAGTCTACTGGAGAACCTTCTGAAAGCCAAACCAGTGGGGCATCTGAGGCAGAGAAGACTGTAGATCAAAAGGAATTAGAGCAGGAGAAAACCAACAACCTGCTCAAGAAAACAGAAACTTCTCAAAAACCTCTCAAGATTAGTGCAGAACCTTCTGAAAGTCAACCCATAGTATCACCTGTGGCAAAGGTGGAGAAGACAGAAGATGTCGAAGCATTAAAACAGGAGATACCAAGCAGCACAGTCCATGAAACGGAAACAGAAATATCTGAAGTGCCTGAAGTCCCCCTGCAGTCTGGTGGAGATCTTTCTGAAAGCCTAATCCATGATATTTCTGAGGTGGAGAAAACTGCTGATCACAAAGAATTACAACAGGAGATAACAAGCCACCCTGtacaaaaaacagaaacaccACAAGAGCCTAAAGACAGCCTCAAGCCTAGTGGAAAATCTTCTGAAGGCCAAACCAGTGGATCGTCTGAGGTAAAGGTGGACCAACCTGAAGGTGTCAAAGAATCACAGCAGGAGCAAGTAACAAGTAGCACAGTCCAGAAAACAGAAACATCTCAAGAAACTCTCAAGCCTAGTGGGGAACCTTCTGAATACCAACCCATTGGTATCTCTGAGGCAAAGGTGGAGAAAACTGCAGATTTCAAAGCATTACCACAGGAGATATCAAGCAGCCCTGCCcggaaaacagaaacagaaacatgtCATGCGTCTGAAGTCCCTGTCAAGTCTGTTGAAGAGGAGTTTGAAATTCAACCCAGTGAGACATCTGATGTAGAGGAAGAGAAAACTGTATATCTCAAAGAATCAGAGCATGAGAAAACCATCAGCCCAGTGCAGAAAACTGAACCTTCTCAAGAACCTCCCAAGTTCAGAGGAGAACCCTCTCAAAGCCAACCCATTGGATTTTCTGATGTGAAGGTGGAGAAAACTGCTGATCTCAAACAATTAGAACAGGAGATAAGAAGCCCAGTTCAGAAAACTGAAACTTTGCAAGAGCCTGAGGTCCCCTTAAAGTCAACTGGAGAACCTTCTGAAAGCCAAACCAGTGGGGTATCTGAGGCAGAGAAGACTGTAGATCAAAAGGAATTAGAGCAGGAGAAAACCAACAACCTGCTCAAGAAAACAGAAACTTCTCAAAAACCTCTCAAGATTAGTGCAGAACCTTCTGAAAGTCAACCCATAGTATCACCTGTGGCAAAGGTGGAGAAGACTGATGATGTCGAATCATTAAAACAGGAGATACCAAGCAGCACAGCCAATGAAACGGAAACAGAAATATCTGAAGTACCTGACGTCCCCCTGCAGTCTGGTGGAGATCCTTCTGAAAGCCTAATCCATGATATTTCTGAGGTGGAGAAAACTGCTGATCACAAAGAATTACAACAGGAGATAACAAGCCACCCTGTACAAAAAACAGAAACTCCACAAGAGCCTAAAGACAGCCTCAAGCCTAGTGGAAAATCTTCTGAAAGCCAAACAGGTGGATCGTCTGAGGTAAAGGTGGACCAACCTGAAGGTGTCAAAGAATCACAACAGGAGCAAGTTACAAGTAGCACAGTCCAGAAAACAGAAACATCTCAAGAAACTCTCAAGCCTAGTGGGGAACCTTCTAAATACCAACCCATTGGTATCTCTGAGGCAAAGGTGGAGAAAACTGCAGACTTCAAAGCATTACCACAGGAGATATCAAGCAGCCCAGCCcggaaaacagaaacagaaacatctCATGCGTCTGAAGTTCCTGTCAAGTCTGTTGAAgagcagtttgaaattcaaccCAGTGAGACATCTGATGTAGAGGAAGAGAAAACTGTATACCTCAAAGAATCAGAGCATGAGAAAACCATCAGCCCAGTGCAGAAAACTGAACCTTCTCAAGAACCTCCCAAGTTCAGAGGAGAACCCTCTGAAAGCCAACCCATTGGATTTTCTGATGTGAAGGTGGAGAAAACTGCTGATCTCAAACAATTAGAACAGGAGATAAGAAGCCCAGTTCAGAAAACTGAAACTTTGCAAGAGCCGGAGGTCCCCTTAAAGTCTACTGGAGAACTTTCTGAAAGCCAAACCAGTGTGGCATCTGAGGCAGAGAAGACTGTAGATCAAAAGGAATTAGAGCAGGAGAAAACCAACAACCTGCTCAAGAAAACAGAAACTTCTCCAAAACCTCTCAAGATTAGTGCAGAACCTTCTGAAAGTCAACCCATAGTATCACCTGTGGCAAAGGTGGAGAAGACTGAAGATGTCGCAGCATTAAAACAGGTGATACCAAGCAGCACAGTCCATGAAACGGAAACAGAAATATCTGAAGTACCTGACGTCCCCCTGCAGTCTGGTGGAGATCCTTCTGAAAGCCTAATCCATGATATTTCTGAGGTGGAGAAAACTGCTGATCACAAAGAATTACAACAGGAGATAACAAGCCACCCTGtacaaaaaacagaaacaccACAAGAGCCTAAAGACAGCCTCAAGCCTAGTGGAAAATCTTCTGAAAGCCAAACCAGTGGATCGTCTGAGGTAAAGGTGGACCAACCTGAAGGTGTCAAAGAATCACAGCAGGAGCAAGTAACAAGTAGCACAGTCCATAAAACAGAAACATCTCAAGAAACTCTCAAGCCTAGTGGGGAACCTTCTGAATACCAACCCATTGGTATCTCTGAGGCAAAGGTGGAGAAAACTGCAGATTTCAAAGCATTACCACAGGAGATATCAAGCAGCCCAGCCcggaaaacagaaacagaaacatgtCATGCGTCTGAAGTCCCTGTCAAGTCTGTTGAAGAGCAGTTTGAAATTCCACCCAGTGAGACATCTGATGTAGAGGAAGAGAAAACTGTATACCTCAAAGAATCAGAGCATGAGAAAACCATCAGCCCAGTGCAGAAAACTGAACCTTCTCAAGAACCTCCCAAGTTCAGAGGAGAACCCTCTGAAAGCCAACCCATTGGATTTTCTGATGTGAAGGTGGAGAAAACTGCTGATCTCAAACAATTAGAACAGGAGATAAGAAGCCCAATTCAGAAAACTGAAACACTGCAAGAGCCTGAGGTCCCCTTAAAGTCTACTGGAGAACCTTCTGAAAGCCAAACCAGTGGGGCATCTGAGGCAGAGAAGACTGTAGATCAAAAGGAATTAGAGCAGGAGAAAACCAACAACCTGCTCAAGAAAACAGAAACTTCTCAAAAACCTCTCAAGATTAGTGCAGAACCTTCTGAAAGTCAACCCATAGTATCACCTGTGGCAAAGGTGGAGAAGACTGAAGATGTCGAAGCATTAAAACAGGAGATACTAAGCAGCACAGTCCATGAAACGGAAACAGAAATATCTGAAGTGCCTGAAGTCCCCCTGCAGTCTGGTGGAGATCTTTCTGAAAGCCTAATCCATGATATTTCTGAGGTGGAGAAAACTGCTGATCACAAAGAATTACAACAGGAGATAACAAGCCACCCTGtacaaaaaacagaaacaccACAAGAGCCTAAAGACAGCCTCAAGCCTAGTGGAAAATCTTCTGAAGGCCAAACCAGTGGATCGTCTGAGGTAAAGGTGGACCAACCTGAAGGTGTCAAAGAATCACAGCAGGAGCAAGTAACAAGTAGCACAGTCCAGAAAACAGAAACATCTCAAGAAACTCTCAAGCCTAGTGGGGAACCTTCTGAATACCAACCCATTGGTATCTCTGAGGCAAAGGTGGAGAAAACGGCAGATTTCAAAGCATTACCACAGGAGATATCAAGCAGCCCTGCCcggaaaacagaaacagaaacatgtCATGCGTCTGAAGTCCCTGTCAAGTCTGTTGAAGAGGAGTTTGAAATTCAACCCAGTGAGACATCTGATGTAGAGGAAGAGAAAACTGTATACCTCAAAGAATCAGAGCATGAGAAAACCATCAGCCCAGTGCAGAAAACTGAACCTTCTCAAGAACCTCCCAAGTTCAGAGGAGAACCCACTCAAAGCCAACCCATTGGATTTTCTGATGTGAAGGTGGAGAAAACTGCTGATCTCAAACAATTAGAACAGGAGATAAGAAGCCCAGTTCAGAAAACTGAAACTTTGCAAGAGCCTGAGGTCCCCTTAAAGTCAACTGGAGAACCTTCTGAAAGCCAAACCAGTGGGGTATCTGAGGCAGAGAAGACTGTAGATCAAAAGGAATTAGAGCAGGAGAAAACCAACAACCTGCTCAAGAAAACAGAAACTTCTCAAAAACCTCTCAAGATTAGTGCAGAACCTTCTGAAAGTCAACCCATAGTATCACCTGTGGCAAAGGTGGAGAAGACAGAAGATGTCGAAGCATTAAAACAGGAGATACTAAGCAGCACAGTCCATGAAACGGAAACAGAAATATCTGAAGTGCCTGAAGTCCCCCTGCAGTCTGGTGGAGATCTTTCTGAAAGCCTAATCCATGATATTTCTGAGGTGGAGAAAACTGCTGATCACAAAGAATTACAACAGGAGATAACAAGCCACCCTGtacaaaaaacagaaacaccACAAGAGCCTAAAGACAGCCTCAAGCCTAGTGGAAAATCTTCTGAAGGCCAAACCAGTGGATCGTCTGAGGTAAAGGTGGACCAACCTGAAGGTGTCAAAGAATCACAACAGGAGCAAGTTACAAGTAGCACAGTCCAGAAAACAGAAACATCTCAAGAAACTCTCAAGCCTAGTGGGGAACCTTCTGAATACCAACCCATTGGTATCTCTGAGGCAAAGGTGGAGAAAACTGCAGACTTCAAAGCATTACCACAGGAGATATCAAGCAGCCCAGCCcggaaaacagaaacagaaacatctCATGCGTCTGAAGTTCCTGTCAAGTCTGTTGAAgagcagtttgaaattcaaccCAGTGAGACATCTGATGTAGAGGAAGAGAAAACTGTATACCTCAAAGAATCAGAGCATGAGAAAACCATCAGCCCAGTGCAGAAAACTGAACCTTCTCAAGAACCTCCCAAGTTCAGAGGAGAACCCTCTGAAAGCCAACCCATTGGATTTTCTGATGTGAAGGTGGAGAAAACTGCTGATCTCAAACAATTAGAACAGGAGATAAGAAGCCCAGTTCAGAAAACTGAAACTTTGCAAGAGCCGGAGGTCCCCTTAAAGTCTACTGGAGAACTTTCTGAAAGCCAAACCAGTGTGGCATCTGAGGCAGAGAAGACTGTAGATCAAAAGGAATTAGAGCAGGAGAAAACCAACAACCTGCTCAAGAAAACAGAAACTTCTCCAAAACCTCTCAAGATTAGTGCAGAACCTTCTGAAAGTCAACCCATAGTATCACCTGTGGCAAAGGTGGAGAAGACTGAAGATGTCGCAGCATTAAAACAGGAGATACCAAGCAGCACAGTCCATGAAACGGAAACAGAAATATCTGAAGTACCTGACGTCCCCCTGCAGTCTGGTGGAGATCCTTCTGAAAGCCTAATCCATGATATTTCTGAGGTGGAGAAAACTGCTGATCACAAAGAATTACAACAGGAGATAACAAGCCACCCTGtacaaaaaacagaaacaccACAAGAGCCTAAAGACAGCCTCAAGCCTAGTGGAAAATCTTCTGAAAGCCAAACCAGTGGATCGTCTGAGGTAAAGGTGGACCAACCTGAAGGTGTCAAAGAATCACAGCAGGAGCAAGTAACAAGTAGCACAGTCCATAAAACAGAAACATCTCAAGAAACTCTCAAGCCTAGTGGGGAACCTTCTGAATACCAACCCATTGGTATCTCTGAGGCAAAGGTGGAGAAAACTGCAGATTTCAAAGCATTACCACAGGAGATATCAAGCAGCCCAGCCcggaaaacagaaacagaaacatctCATGCGTCTGAAGTCCCTGTCAAGTCTGTTGAAgagcagtttgaaattcaatcCAGTGAGACATCTGATGTAGAGGAAGAGAAAACTGTATACCTCAAAGAATCAAAGCATGAGAAAACCATCAGCCCAGTGCAGAAAACTGAACCTTCTCAAGAACCTCCCAAGTTCAGAGGAGAACCCTCTGAAAGCCAACCCATTGGATTTTCTGATGTGAAGGTGGAGAAAACTGCTGATCTCAAACAATTAGAACAGAAGATAAGAAGCCCAGTTCAGAAAACTGAAACTCTGCAAGAGCCTGAGGTCCCCTTAAAGTCTACTGGAGAACCTTCTGAAAGCCAAACCAGTGGGGCATTTGAGGCAGAGAAGACTGTAGATCAAAAGGAATTAGAGCAGGAGAAAACCAACAACCTGCTCAAGAAAACAGAAACTTCTCAAAAACCTCTCAAGATTAGTGCAGAACCTTCTGAAAGTCAACCCATAGTATCACCTGTGGCAAAGGTGGAGAAGACTGAAGATGTCGAAGCATTAAAACAGGAGATACCAAGCAGCACAGTCCATGAAACGGAAACAGAAATATCTGAAGTGCCTGAAGTCCCCCAGCAGTCTGGTGGAGATCCTTCTGAAAGCCTAATCCATGATATTTCTGAGGTGGAGAAAACTGCTGATCACAAAGAATTACAACAGGAGATAACAAGCCACCCTGtacaaaaaacagaaacaacacaAGAGCCTAAAGACAGCCTCAAGCCTAGTGGAAAATCTTCTGAAAGCCAAACCAGTGGATCGTCGGAGGTAAAGGTGGACCAACCTGAAGGTGTCAAAGAATCACAGCAGGAGCAAGTAACAAGTAGCACAGTCCAGAAAACAGAAACATCTCAAGAAACTCTCAAGCCTAGTGGGGAACCTTCTGAATACCAACCCATTGGTATCTCTGAGGCAAAGGTGGAGAAAACTGCAGATTTCAAAGCATTACCACAGGAGATATCAAGCAGCCCAGCCcggaaaacagaaacagaaacatgtCATGCGTCTGAAGTTCCTGTCAAGTCTGTTGAAgagcagtttgaaattcaaccCAGTGAGACATctgaggtagaggaagagaaaacTGCATACCTCAAAGAATCAGAGCATGAGAAAACCATCAGCCCAGTGCAGAAAACTGAACCTTCTCAAGAACCTCCCAAGTTCAGAGGAGAACCCTCTGAAAGCCAACCCATTGGATTTTCTGATGTGAAGGTGGAGAAAACTGCTGATCTCAAACAATTAGAACAGGAGATAAGAAGCCCAGTTCAGAAAACTGAAACTCTGCAAGAGCCTGAGGTCCCCTTAAAGTCTACTGGAGAACCTTCTGAAAGCCAAACCAGTGGGGCATTTGAGGCAGAGAAGACTGTAGATCAAAAGGAATTAGAGCAGGAGAAAACCAACAACCTGCTCAAGAAAACAGAAACTTCTCAAAAACCTCTCAAGATTAGTGCAGAACCTTCTGAAAGTCAACCCATAGTATCACCTGTGGCAAAGGTGGAGAAGACAGAAGATGTCGAAGCATTAAAACAGGAGATACCAAGCAGCACAGTCCATGAAACGGAAACAGAAATATCTGAAGTGCCTGAAGTCCCCCTGCAGTCTGGTGGAGATCCTTCTGAAAGCCTAATCCATGATATTTCTGAGGTGGAGAAAACTGCTGATcacaaagaaatacaacagGAGATAACAAGCCACCCTGtacaaaaaacagaaacaacacaAGAGCCTAAAGACAGCCTCAAGCCTAGTGGAAAATCTTCTGAAAGCCAAACCAGTGGATCGTCGGAGGTAAAGGTGGACCAACCTGAAGGTGTCAAAGAATCACAGCATGAGCAAGTAACAAGTAGCACAGTCCAGAAAACAGAAACATCTCAAGAAACTCTCAAGCCTAGTGGGGAACCTTCTGAATACCAACCCATTGGTATCTATGAGGCAAAGGTGGAGAAAACTGCAGATTTCAAAGCATTACCACAGGAGATATCAAGCAGCCCAGCCcggaaaacagaaacagaaacatgtCATGCGTCTGAAGTCCCTTTCAAGTCTGTTGAAgagcagtttgaaattcaaccCAGTGAGACATCTGATCTAGAGGAAGAGAAAACGGTGTATCTCAAAGAATCAGAGCATGAGAAAACCATCAGCCCAGTGCAGAAAACTGAACCTTCTCAAGAACCTCCCAAGTTCAGAGGAGAACCCTCTGAAAGCCAACCCATTGGATTTTCTGATGTGAAGGTGGAGAAAACTGCTGATCTCAAACAATTAGAACAGGAGATAAGAAGCCCAGTTCAGAAAACTGAAACTTTGCAAGAGCCTGAAGTCCCCTTTAAGTCTACTGGAGAACCTTCTGAAAGCCAAACCAGTGGGGCATCTGAGGCAGAGAAGACTGTAGATCAAAAGGAATTAGAGCAGGAGAAAACCAACAACCTGCTCAAGAAAACAGAAACTTCTCAAAAACCTCTCAAGATTAGTGCAGAACCTTCTGAAAGTCAACCCATAGTATCACCTGTGGCAAAGATGGAGAAGACTGAAGATGTCGAAGCATTAAAACAGGAGATACCAAGCATCACAGTCCTAGTACCTGACGTCCCCCTGCAGTCTGGTGGAGATCCTTCTGAAAGCCTGATCCATGATATTTCTGAGGTGGGGAAAACTGCAGATCACAAAGAATTACAACAGGAGATAACAAGCCACCCTGTccaaaaaacagaaacaacacaAGAGCCTAAAGACAGCCTCAAGCCTAGTGGAAAATCTTCTGGAATCCAAACCACCGGATCGTCTGAGGTGCAGGTGGACCAACCTGAAGGTTTCAAAGAATTACAGCAGGAGCAAGTAACAAGTAGTACAATCCAGAAAACAGAAACATCTCAAGAACCTCTCAAGCCTAGTAGAGAACCTTTTGAATACCAACCTATTGGCATCTTTGAGGCAAAGGTGGAGAAAACTGCAGGTGTCAAAGTATTACAACAGGAGATATCAAGCAGCCCAGTCcggaaaacagaaacagaaacttCTCATGCCCCTGAAGTCCCAGTCAAGTGTGTTGAAGAGCTATCAGAAATTCAACCCAGTGAGACATCAGATATGGAGGTTGAGAAAACAGTATACCTCAAAGAATCAGGGCAGGAGATAACAAGCAGCCCAGTTCAGAAAACTGAAACTTCTCAAGAACCTCCCAAGTCTGGTGGAGAAGCCTCTAAAAGCCAAcccattgttttttctgatgtGAAGGAGGGGAAAACTGCTGATCTCAAAGAATTAGAGCAGGAGATAAGAAGCCCGGTTCAGAAAACTGAAACTTTTCAAGAGCCTGAAGTCCCATTAAAATCTAGTGGAGAACCTTCTGAAAGCCAAACCACTGGGGCGTCTGAGGCAGAGAAGCCTGTAGATCTCAAAGAATCAGAGCAAGAGAAAAGAAGCACCACGCTCAaaaaaactgaaactgaaaacTCTGAGGCAAAGGTGGAGAAGACTGAAGATGTCAAAGCATTACAACAGGAGATACCAAGCAGCACAATCTGCAAGGCAGAAACCTCTCAAAAGCCTGTTGTACCAATCTTTTCTAGTGGATCAGCTACTGAAAGCCAAACCAGTGGTTGGTCTGAGGTGAGGGTGGAGAAAACAGAAGATGTCAAAGAATCACAGCAGGGTCTAACAAGTAGCTCAATCCCAAAAACCGAAACTTACCAAGGGCTGCCAAAATCTAATGAAGAAACAAGCAACACAATCCAGAAAACAGAAACATCTCACAAGCTCACTAGACCTCAAGTCGAGTGAAGAGCCTTCTAAATGCCGGACCACTGAATCGCCTCAGGTCGAGAAGACCAAACCTTCAGGCCATGATCAAGATATTTCAACCTCCAGTTTGAATGGTGGTGATTATGGGAAGGCTGAAGATGAGAAAACTAAACCAATAGATGTCGTTGAGGCAAAAGACCAGTTGTGACCAAAGACAAGATGAGAATTAAACATCATGACCATTTCATCGGTAAACAAGACATGGTCAAATGCTTACAATGTTTTGCAATAGCCCTTTGGAAACCTGATGATATACA harbors:
- the LOC130404989 gene encoding titin-like produces the protein MERKPGLRDRTTPAEYVHYKPTTTAASQSDTPMMGDYDWKDNVTATFPTKTNEKEMLHGLNDRFASFIEKVRHLEHQNELLEREIEDIRQKEQTPASLQQTFGPELEDLRKLLRDITHQKHQIEVEHQTLEQDLIDLRDKYDTEVSVRADAETNIVLLKRDIDDAYRAKLELDKKSQAISEEIDALKRNHDSEVSQLIAQLNDAQEGASVRASEFGCPELTAALRDIRAQLEDHAVSDLHKAEESYHIQVSKLTEATEMKRDALKASKLEIQEYRKRLQSKSVELDCVKGTREALERQLREIEECHNEEIIHYQDTIKELENELINIKFDMSSHLREYHDLLNVKMALDVEILSYRKLLEGEESRLSAVSDSQQQLPSPYIYRQSPIYTLPCLGEQRRTQKPQYKFVEEIVTETTRKIEMSEFEETCSEEEEEEMVRDQKEEKDVKRESGRKRKDEEEEEGEGVEDSPKEEGVPECHDEQHHGVEQSEEEDEEGVVSCDEETRIQTHMQLPCSEHSEQSSRAEETSQQESRDIDGVMDGSESADNVEKEAEETQENVASLKPESDTKSELLMETDLLKDTLESTALSRDDIQQISDIVVTVKVEPVKKAVSLKPESDTRSEVTIVDQLLKATETLEKTVEAKQEEDLIRHQEVLDIVEAGKLELVEKGASLKPEYDTRSEVTMQGEVLQTTETFEQIVSAKEDNDSMREPVVSAIVDEVKIKKDAPSVPDTSSEETKQDELLKTLEHTEEKEVKDSVTDQELSESIETLKAENTEKVVSFKPESDTSSEVTVADQLLKTTETLENTFQAKKDEDLVRDQELTDIVPTLEVEPVRKVTSLKPESETLTEAAMEGEQSQMTEALTKNTVATKEEKDSLRDEDVSDIVEAVKVEPIESVALIKPQSDMKFEEEQQLKPTEPLEDTVGVNEDNDSQSDLVLSDILDQVKVEIVQKVADVESDPITEYTMEVELLQPKVTLEHMAEDKDDSEREMLMMDVFEAVKEKPAEKVPSIRPELETRSLVTMDEGDHKPSGHVDGSLSLSDYAIDEHTYLTTDIKLGHSSEIAVDPENLSNIIGHVHPSQSKSKLMEASGTEPAAIAISETDTVKPIIQSEGTERTLGTDPQNVEIDKKSEDNQEETKLLKLKVPLEKTLVAADGKESQQEILSNIVQKTETPQEPEVPLKSSGELSEMQPSGIYEVRVEDTEELKELQLDEASSTIHEMEKEISQKPDLPLKSSGDPSESQTSGSSEVKVDQPEGVKESQQEEVTNSTVQKTETSQETLKPSGEPSEYQPIGISEAKVEKTADFKALPQEISSSTARKTETETSHASEVPVKSVEEQFEIQPSETSDVEEEKTVYLKESEHEKTISPVQKTEPSQEPPKFRGERSESQPIGFSDVKVEKTADLKQLEQEIRSPVQKTETLPEPEVPLKSTGEPSESQTSGASEAEKTVDQKELEQEKTNNLLKKTETYQKPLKISAEPSESQPIVSPVAKVEKTDDVEALKQEIPSSTVHETETEISEVPDVPLQSGGDPSESLIHDISEVEKTADHKELQQEITSHPVQKTETPQEPKDSLKPSGKSSESQTSGSSEVKLDQPEVVKESQQEQITSSTVQKTETSQETLKPSGEPSEYQPIGISEAKVEKTADFKALPQEISSSPARKTETETSHASEVPVKSVEEQFEIQPSETSDVEEEKTVYLKESEHEKTISPVQKTEPSQEPPKFRGEPSESQPIGFSDVKVEKTADLKQLEQEIRSPVQKTETLKEPEVPLKSTGEPSESQTSGASEAEKTVDQKELEQEKTNNLLKKTETSQKPLKISAEPSESQPIVSPVAKVEKTEDVEALKQEIPSSTVHETETEISEVPEVPLQSGGDLSESLIHDISEVEKTADHKELQQEITSHPVQKTETPQEPKDSLKPSGKSSEGQTSGSSEVKVDQPEGVKESQQEQVTSSTVQKTETSQETLKPSGEPSEYQPIGISEAKVEKTADFKALPQEISSSPARKTETETCHASEVPVKSVEEEFEIQPSETSDVEEEKTVYLKESEHEKTISPVQKTEPSQEPPKFRGEPSQSQPIGFSDVKVEKTADLKQLEQEIRSPVQKTETLQEPEVPLKSTGEPSESQTSGVSEAEKTVDQKELEQEKTNNLLKKTETSQKPLKISAEPSESQPIVSPVAKVEKTDDVESLKQEIPSSTANETETEISEVPDVPLQSGGDPSESLIHDISEVEKTADHKELQQEITSHPVQKTETPQEPKDSLKPSGKSSESQTGGSSEVKVDQPEGVKESQQEQVTSSTVQKTETSQETLKPSGEPSKYQPIGISEAKVEKTADFKALPQEISSSPARKTETETSHASEVPVKSVEEQFEIQPSETSDVEEEKTVYLKESEHEKTISPVQKTEPSQEPPKFRGEPSESQPIGFSDVKVEKTADLKQLEQEIRSPVQKTETLQEPEVPLKSTGELSESQTSVASEAEKTVDQKELEQEKTNNLLKKTETSPKPLKISAEPSESQPIVSPVAKVEKTEDVAALKQVIPSSTVHETETEISEVPDVPLQSGGDPSESLIHDISEVEKTADHKELQQEITSHPVQKTETPQEPKDSLKPSGKSSESQTSGSSEVKVDQPEGVKESQQEQVTSSTVHKTETSQETLKPSGEPSEYQPIGISEAKVEKTADFKALPQEISSSPARKTETETCHASEVPVKSVEEQFEIPPSETSDVEEEKTVYLKESEHEKTISPVQKTEPSQEPPKFRGEPSESQPIGFSDVKVEKTADLKQLEQEIRSPIQKTETLQEPEVPLKSTGEPSESQTSGASEAEKTVDQKELEQEKTNNLLKKTETSQKPLKISAEPSESQPIVSPVAKVEKTEDVEALKQEILSSTVHETETEISEVPEVPLQSGGDLSESLIHDISEVEKTADHKELQQEITSHPVQKTETPQEPKDSLKPSGKSSEGQTSGSSEVKVDQPEGVKESQQEQVTSSTVQKTETSQETLKPSGEPSEYQPIGISEAKVEKTADFKALPQEISSSPARKTETETCHASEVPVKSVEEEFEIQPSETSDVEEEKTVYLKESEHEKTISPVQKTEPSQEPPKFRGEPTQSQPIGFSDVKVEKTADLKQLEQEIRSPVQKTETLQEPEVPLKSTGEPSESQTSGVSEAEKTVDQKELEQEKTNNLLKKTETSQKPLKISAEPSESQPIVSPVAKVEKTEDVEALKQEILSSTVHETETEISEVPEVPLQSGGDLSESLIHDISEVEKTADHKELQQEITSHPVQKTETPQEPKDSLKPSGKSSEGQTSGSSEVKVDQPEGVKESQQEQVTSSTVQKTETSQETLKPSGEPSEYQPIGISEAKVEKTADFKALPQEISSSPARKTETETSHASEVPVKSVEEQFEIQPSETSDVEEEKTVYLKESEHEKTISPVQKTEPSQEPPKFRGEPSESQPIGFSDVKVEKTADLKQLEQEIRSPVQKTETLQEPEVPLKSTGELSESQTSVASEAEKTVDQKELEQEKTNNLLKKTETSPKPLKISAEPSESQPIVSPVAKVEKTEDVAALKQEIPSSTVHETETEISEVPDVPLQSGGDPSESLIHDISEVEKTADHKELQQEITSHPVQKTETPQEPKDSLKPSGKSSESQTSGSSEVKVDQPEGVKESQQEQVTSSTVHKTETSQETLKPSGEPSEYQPIGISEAKVEKTADFKALPQEISSSPARKTETETSHASEVPVKSVEEQFEIQSSETSDVEEEKTVYLKESKHEKTISPVQKTEPSQEPPKFRGEPSESQPIGFSDVKVEKTADLKQLEQKIRSPVQKTETLQEPEVPLKSTGEPSESQTSGAFEAEKTVDQKELEQEKTNNLLKKTETSQKPLKISAEPSESQPIVSPVAKVEKTEDVEALKQEIPSSTVHETETEISEVPEVPQQSGGDPSESLIHDISEVEKTADHKELQQEITSHPVQKTETTQEPKDSLKPSGKSSESQTSGSSEVKVDQPEGVKESQQEQVTSSTVQKTETSQETLKPSGEPSEYQPIGISEAKVEKTADFKALPQEISSSPARKTETETCHASEVPVKSVEEQFEIQPSETSEVEEEKTAYLKESEHEKTISPVQKTEPSQEPPKFRGEPSESQPIGFSDVKVEKTADLKQLEQEIRSPVQKTETLQEPEVPLKSTGEPSESQTSGAFEAEKTVDQKELEQEKTNNLLKKTETSQKPLKISAEPSESQPIVSPVAKVEKTEDVEALKQEIPSSTVHETETEISEVPEVPLQSGGDPSESLIHDISEVEKTADHKEIQQEITSHPVQKTETTQEPKDSLKPSGKSSESQTSGSSEVKVDQPEGVKESQHEQVTSSTVQKTETSQETLKPSGEPSEYQPIGIYEAKVEKTADFKALPQEISSSPARKTETETCHASEVPFKSVEEQFEIQPSETSDLEEEKTVYLKESEHEKTISPVQKTEPSQEPPKFRGEPSESQPIGFSDVKVEKTADLKQLEQEIRSPVQKTETLQEPEVPFKSTGEPSESQTSGASEAEKTVDQKELEQEKTNNLLKKTETSQKPLKISAEPSESQPIVSPVAKMEKTEDVEALKQEIPSITVLVPDVPLQSGGDPSESLIHDISEVGKTADHKELQQEITSHPVQKTETTQEPKDSLKPSGKSSGIQTTGSSEVQVDQPEGFKELQQEQVTSSTIQKTETSQEPLKPSREPFEYQPIGIFEAKVEKTAGVKVLQQEISSSPVRKTETETSHAPEVPVKCVEELSEIQPSETSDMEVEKTVYLKESGQEITSSPVQKTETSQEPPKSGGEASKSQPIVFSDVKEGKTADLKELEQEIRSPVQKTETFQEPEVPLKSSGEPSESQTTGASEAEKPVDLKESEQEKRSTTLKKTETENSEAKVEKTEDVKALQQEIPSSTICKAETSQKPVVPIFSSGSATESQTSGWSEVRVEKTEDVKESQQGLTSSSIPKTETYQGLPKSNEETSNTIQKTETSHKLTRPQVE